The following coding sequences lie in one Halogeometricum rufum genomic window:
- a CDS encoding 1,4-dihydroxy-2-naphthoyl-CoA synthase, with amino-acid sequence MVSDIFDSDRWEPVDGAAEFDDITYHRAVDVPAVRIAFDRPEKRNAFRPGTVDELYAALDHARKRADVGCVLLTGNGPSEKDGGWAFCAGGDQSVRGGSGYEYRDDDEADEGDDPLVREAKAGRLHVLEVQRLIRFMPKPVVAVVPGWAVGGGHSLHVVCDLTLASEEHAKFLQTDPDVASFDAGFGSAYLAKQVGQKKAREIFFRGKTYSAEEAVEMGMANEAIPHDELEGVALEWAEEMTDKSPMAMRMLKYAFNMADDGLVGQQVFAGEATRLGYMTDEAQEGRDAFLEKRDPDFSEYPWHY; translated from the coding sequence ATGGTCTCGGACATCTTCGACTCCGACCGCTGGGAACCGGTCGACGGCGCGGCGGAGTTCGACGACATCACCTACCACCGCGCGGTGGACGTGCCCGCGGTGCGCATCGCGTTCGACCGCCCCGAGAAGCGCAACGCGTTCCGACCGGGGACGGTGGACGAACTGTACGCCGCCCTCGACCACGCCCGCAAGCGGGCGGACGTCGGGTGCGTCCTCCTGACGGGCAACGGCCCCTCCGAGAAGGACGGCGGGTGGGCGTTCTGCGCCGGCGGCGACCAGTCCGTCCGCGGCGGGTCGGGCTACGAGTACCGCGACGACGACGAGGCCGACGAGGGGGACGACCCCCTCGTCCGCGAGGCGAAGGCGGGCCGCCTGCACGTCCTCGAAGTCCAGCGTCTCATCCGTTTCATGCCGAAACCCGTCGTCGCCGTCGTCCCCGGGTGGGCCGTCGGCGGCGGCCACTCCCTGCACGTCGTCTGCGACCTGACGCTGGCCTCCGAGGAACACGCGAAGTTCCTCCAGACGGACCCCGACGTGGCCTCCTTCGACGCCGGGTTCGGGTCGGCCTACCTCGCCAAACAGGTCGGCCAGAAGAAGGCCCGCGAGATATTCTTCCGCGGGAAGACCTACTCCGCCGAGGAAGCCGTCGAGATGGGGATGGCGAACGAGGCGATTCCGCACGACGAGTTGGAGGGCGTGGCGTTGGAGTGGGCCGAGGAGATGACGGACAAGTCGCCGATGGCGATGCGGATGCTGAAGTACGCGTTCAACATGGCGGACGACGGACTCGTCGGCCAGCAGGTGTTCGCCGGCGAGGCGACGCGTCTCGGCTACATGACCGACGAGGCCCAAGAGGGCCGCGACGCGTTCCTCGAGAAGCGCGACCCGGACTTCTCCGAGTACCCCTGGCACTACTGA